A region of the Silene latifolia isolate original U9 population chromosome 9, ASM4854445v1, whole genome shotgun sequence genome:
AGGTGACACCCTTGTTGACAGGTCTCTTACTTCAGTCTCCGACCCTAAGAATTTAAACAATGCGTCTGGCAGTTATAAAACCTGTGATTCTGACTTTGATAGAGCTATGAGTTTGGGCATCATCAATGAATATGGACAGTTACTGGGCAAGTATAGCGAATTAGATAAACATATGGGGTTAAGCTTGGCTGAGGAAAATGTTGCGGATTCTGCAGAGCTCTGTGTCCGATCACCATGCAGGTGTTGATTGTAGACAGCGATTATCTAGAGGTGTGCCCCTGGGCCTTGGCTATCTATTTTATAAGGGGTTTAAGGGGTTTAGTTTTCACTTGATATCTGGAGATATGAGCAAAGTATTGTACCTCGACCGTCACTAAAACTTTCGAAATTGGCTAATTGATGATTGTAAATTTGTAATGTCATACAAAGTCTCAACATTTTGTTAATAAGGTGTTTAAGAAGGGGCATCAAAGTCTCCTATAAATGGTTTTATAATGTTTAttgtaaaacggttttataaGATACTTATTCACTGAATGCCTAATGGTGTGTGTCCTCATGTGACCCAAGGTTTAACACGCAAAATTAATTCAACTTAACTTAATTTGACTGAACTTATTTAAATAACTTTATTATTTTTAAATGTAACTTGTTTAAATTTCATTGAACATTGTAACTTTATCTACATTAACTATACtaaactttatttttatttttttttaatacaaAAAAACTGAACTTTACTTAAACTTGTAGTTGTCAGTAGTGACAAATGGTGAACACAAAATAATGATCACTTTATAAATTACCACCACCTTATGTCTGTATTCTGTATCGTCACCGGCGACGGCCGACGGGGATCTGGGGAATGAATCTGTTGATCACCCATTCACTTAGGTAATTATTTAGTTAATCAATTACTTTGTAGTATCTCTTTTTATGCAGATTTCTTCATCACATTTGCAGATTATCTTTGATTATTTCATGGTTTTGTACATCATGTATGACTGCATATCATACAATAAGTCTCTACTAGGACGACTCGGTCTTAAAAGCTACTGTATATAGGTATCCTCTTTTTATCCCAGGTATTCATTCCGTCTcaatcaatagttatctatttttatttttgggtGTATTAATCAACACTTatccatttttatttttacaaaatctcattgaagacgggcgatatctgtcacaagcttgtgacggataccgtttcctctcacaaaatacccattgagaggtgagtgggaagcacatggggtgccccaccttgttccctctccctttttgtgagaggttagtattttgtgtggtccaaagtCCCCCATTTTCCTTTCCTTAGTCTTTGCGGCAAAAAGGAATATACGAGTAATACGACTATTGATTGGGACAGAGGGAATGTCATACTTGActcgttttaagtttaagacatACATTACcctcttaaataagaatttattATGCATATCAAATTGTTAAATTTCATTAAACCCTTTGATCAATTTGATAATTATGGAGGTCTGGATTAATTATCCGGTTTCATATAGACTATTGATAGATTTATAGAGGAATATATCCAGTTGCGGAGTCAGGTGGCCAGGTGGGGATTGCTAGCAGGGGCGGTGATCTCCACCAAActataaaaaaaattgaagtttTTAGTTGAAATTTCGGGTCTTTTTTCTGATTTATTTTATTACATTAGTACTTCGCCCTCGTTGAAGTTTTTTGGCTTCCCTAATGTCAAATCCTGGTTCCACTATTGATTACTCACTCCGTCCCaactctcaatcatttgtttacctttgattaaaatactcaactaaagaatataaaaggtaaacagaTGAATGAGGCGGGGAGAGTATATCAGAAAAATGGCTTTTTAGAATTAATTTTCTGGTTTAATTTATAGGTTACTGTAAAATTtactgagatgtataataaaggATTATTTCAGGAAAATTGGGTTGTTAGGTTTAATTATTTGGTGGTAGAATCATAACAGCAAAATGGTAGATTTAGAGGTTGAAACTTGTGACGGTGTTTCTGGTGCAAAGAAGCGTTTTCTTGGTGTTAGTAAAGTAGGAAATAGGTGGGTGGCACGAGTCCGAAACCGGATGCTGAGGGTTGATGTTCGACTGGGTAGCTATAGAACCCCTGAAGAGGCAGCACTTGCTGTACAAAAGAAAAAAGCCGAGTTTGAGGAAATGTTAAAGGGCGAGGATTTGTCGAGCATGGGAACTTACAAGGGTTATTTTAAGGGGATGAAGCTTCCTAGTGGTGTTTCATGGGACAATGGAAGGTATCGCGTGCAAATAAGGCACCCAAAGTTGAAGAAATTGGTTTCAGGCGGTTCTTATAAAACCTGTGAGGAGGCTGCTGATGCTGCGGACAGGAAAAGGGAAGAATTCCGGAAAATGTATGGGGGGACACTGAGGGTTATTCCTGACAATGAAGTCTTTAAGAAAGCCGAGTTTGATGCCAAACTGAAAAAGCCGGAATTTGATTGTGTTGAATTTAGGCCTGGTTCTGAAGCCACTGAAACTCCGATGAAGATTGAGCGTAAATTTTGGTACGGCTGTCGTCCAACTTCATTATTGGATGCACATAATTTGGAAAACTTTGCTCTCTGTGATAAGTCCAGTTATGACTGTGATAAAGTTGATATTCCTGCTAAACTAGGAGACGGCCTTGTTGAAATGTCTCCACCTTCAGATTTCGACCCTAAGAATTTAAACAATGCGCGTGCGCCTGGCAGTGACACATCCTGTGATTCGGACTTTGATAGGGCAGTGAGTTTGGGCATCATCAATGAATATGGACAGTTACTGGGTGAGTATAGCGAATTAGATAAACACATGGGGATTAAGCTTGCCTGAAGAAAATGTTACGGATTTAACGGAAAACGTAGTCAGATCACCTGTAACACCTTACAACAGGTGTTGATTGTAAGTTTTTAGCTCAAGGAATTTGTTCCGAGCCTAGAAGGGTTCCCTTGGGAATTATTTTTACCTGGTTCAGTCACCGACAGCCCAAAGGAGAATTTGGTGTCTTTCTGGTCAGTAATGAAAGCAATCGTCCCTTGGCTATTCTACGCTTTTCAAGGGGGTTTATGTTTCACTTGATATCTTGAGACATTAACCATGTATATTGTACGATATGTATCTCTACTGCTAGTTTACAGTCGAATTTGGTTGATAGGAGGCGGTTTTGGTGATTGTAATGACATACAGCCACATTCACTATTATCGTTTATTCGATCAAGTAAGCCCGGCGTGCATCCAAGCCTTTGTAGGAATCTGGGTCTCTTTATCTTTGACATGCTTGTGGAATTGTAAATATAGCGACTTGTTTGATTGTCTTATAACCATTGTTGTTAAACTCCCGATCCATATCGTAGGATcttacgattttacgatccaaaaagtgGTGACCGATCCTGATCCTAGGTAGCATCTTGATTTTGTAGGATAAAACTTGCCTAAACATCGAGATTTCCTCCGCAAACATTCACTTGTAAGTTGTAACGTATCAAACAGCATACAAAGGACACTATCATCAGTGACAAAACCTTTAATTTCGGATTAGTTGAATTACATAAAATTTTTGTAAAGACGGTGTCTCCACTAAATTATAGAGAGATCATTTTATCGTAATCCTTTATATTATTTTCGTACCTCTTTTATTATTGATTATAACATAATATAACTTAACTAAATTTTTAAGCATATTTTAGCTAAATATAACTTAAATgaacttaattaaattaactaaaccttgtttgtgaattatttttttaaagaaaaaaaacataACTTTACTAAAACGTGTAGTAGTGACACACAAACTGCTATATAGACAGACCCCACCTTATGTTTCTACCGTCACCAACAACGGGAAGAAATTTGTTGAACACCCACTTACCtaggtaattattttgtttattaAATTATGGAATCTTTATTTTAGTATTTTGTGTTAGATGCCGAAAATATCACCTACCGACAGTTGAGGCAATCGGTTGGGAATACCAAATACGGAGTACATTTTAATGGGGTAGAATATGGTAGACCCTCTCAAGTTTGATCTTTTCATTGACAAGAGTCCGAAATCAGACTCGTAACTAATTATTTAAGATTTTGATTTTGTAGTTATCTTCCATTAATGCAGCTTTTTTTCATTATATTTGTAGATTGTCTTTGATTATATCATGGTTTTGTACATTAACATCATGCATGCATATCAAATTGTCAAGTTAAATTTGACTGAACCTTTTGATCAATTTGATAATGACTAGGGTGGTTTGGATATATGCATGCATGACTTTGTACATCATGCATGCATATATCCAGTGGCGGATCCAAGTGGTCTCGTCGTGGGGACTGCTAGTAGAGCGGTCTCCTTCTAACTATAAAAAAATGAAAGTTTTTAGTTGaagtttctgatttttttttctaCTCCGTAGTCCGTAAGTTTACTTTTTTTGCTTCCTTCCGCTATTAATTAATGGCAGGGGCGTCTTAAAACAAATGGAGGCCCAGTGCAACACGGGaaaatgaggccccaaatatGAATGCACAAGCCTATTATAGTTCGATGTTTGTATTGAATTTCATTAATAAAAGCTTATAATCCGGTGACGAAAAGCGGAGGCCCGGTTCCCACGCCTGTGGTTGCCCGTGGTCTTAGACACCCCTGATTAATggctccgtctcaatcatttgtttacctttgggaACGGGGCAGAGGGAGTATAACAGGAAAATGGGTTTTTAGCATTAATTTTCTGGTTTAATATAGACTAATGTAGATGTACTGAGATTTATAGAGGATCATTTCAGGGTTGATAGGTTTAATTATCTGGTGGTTGAATCAGAAGTGCAAAAATGGTAAATTTAGAGGCTGAAACTCGTGATGGTGTTTCTGGTGCAAAGAAGCGTTTTTTTGGGGTTACTAAAGTAAAAAATAGGTGGATGGCACGAGTTCGGAACCCGATGCTGAGGGTCGATGTTCACTTGGGTTACTATAAAAGCCCTGAAGAGGCTGCACTTTCTGTACAAAAGAAAAAGGCTGAGATTGATGAAATGTTAAAGGGCGAGGATAGGTCGAGCATGGGAACTTGCAGGGGTTATTTTAAGGGGAAGAAGCTTCCGACTGGTGTTTCATGGAACAACGGAAGTTATCGCGTGCAAATTTGGAATCCAAAGTTGAAGAAAACGGTTTCAGGTGGTTCTTATAAAACTTGTGAAGAGGCTGCTGATGCTGCGGACAGGAAAAGGGAAGAATTGCAGGAAATGTCCCCTAGTTCAGTCGTCGACCCCACGAATATAAACACTGCGTCTAACTGTGACGAAACCTTTGATTCGGAGTTTGATAGAGCCGTGAGTTTGGGTATCATCAATGAATATGGACAGTTACTGGGTGAGTATAGCAAATTAGATAAGCAAATGGAAATAAAAACTGCCTGAAGAAAATGGTGCGGATTTTAAGTTGTTAGCTCTAGGACTTTGTTCCGAGCCTAGAATAGTCCCCTTAGGCATTTTTCGTACCTGGTTCCGTCTGTCACATCCGAAAGGAGAATTTTGCGTCTTTCTGGTCAGTAATGGAAGCAATCGTCCCTTGGCTAGGTATTACGGTAAGTTATTAGCAAAGTATATTGTACAAATTGCTACTTACAATCGTATTTGGTGAATTCGGCTGCTCGAGTTAAAAATGAGTACGTTTATTATAAAAATAGGTACGAACTACCAAATTAAAAAGTTGTTTTTTGAGTCACGATTAATAACAAAATGATTACAATTAACACATGAATAAAAGGTTTTTTTGTTAAacactaccttatatttaggggcatttgtaaaaatactaccttatattatttttttttgttttcaactacctttgttttctttatttttagtCAATAACTATCTACGGTAAGAGTCTAGACATATTTGGTCTGTTTTCCGGCTTTAACCTATCTCACATGACTGTTTTAAGTTGTAATCTTACTGGtttgtagttattattgaaatgtgaaatCCATAAATTTTGCTTATCTGAAGTTAAATTGTGGTTTGGACGCAGTTgattgttgtttgatgttaacAAAGTCATGTAAGATAGATTAATGTCACTAAACCAACCAAATCGCACCATACTTTCGGCATATGTAGTTTTTAaccaaaaaatgagaaaacaaaggtagtctaaaacaaaaataataatataaggtaatatttttacaaatacccctaaatataaggtagttttcgaCAAAAAATCCTAAATAAAAAGGTAAATAAGAATGGTCTATAAATAACGGGAGACCGTTTCTTCCAAATTTTCGTTGAATGAGGGGAGCTCATGCTTGGCCGTAACCCGATCCGTCatgtctatttttttttttttttttgtgtttttttaatGGGATAGGGCGAACCGGACCCTGAACCATCCAAAGGTTAAATGGGCTTGTGTGGGCTGGAGACAAGCCGGACGGCGGACCAGCCAGAGATATCAAACTCGAGAGACCGGGCCCGCGGAGAACTACTGAAAGAGGACGCTAAAAACCTACTCCATAGCGAAAACTTATAAGAATTTCCCAACATATTTGGATTGAATTGCCTGCATACAATGATCATTATGAGGAGCAGCATCAATCTGCAATCTTGTTCATTATATGCACCCAATAgttataacaacaataacaatattaaTCGCAAATTATCCGTTACTCCAACCGAATTCCAAATACCCAATACGCTTAGTTTcgctcattccaaacccatatcTAGTCGTAGCAAATTCCAATGCTGTTCGTCTTCCTCCCGTCGCTTTACAGTCGGCGAAAATTTAAACGATTCTCTTTACGACTCGTTTAAGTCAATCTGGCATCCGCAGGTTATCTCTGTACTGGTATAACTTTCCCCAACTTTTTCCTGACTTATTTTACAACAGGCCTGTTTAAAGCGGTATTATACAAGAATTTACGATATTGTGTACTACTCGGTATATATTGTTTTATGTAGGTTGTGCTGCGTGATGAAGATAGACGGCTCAAACAAAAGTTAGACGAGTTAGCTAACAAGAGAAATAATGAGAGTGATGTAACGAAGCAATTGAAAATCGTTATGAACGGTCTGAATTCGTGTACAATTctaaattcagttcagttttaTTCGATTCAGTTCAGTTTAATTTAAATTTATAGTTTTTTCTGGTTTGAATGTTTAGAGTTCATGCCACAGTTGCTCGAGAATGCTGATCTTTGGATTTCGAGTCACCTCATGGTGTCTTCAAATCCGAAGGAGGCCTTATTGAAACTGTTCAAGTTGTTTCAAATAAGATATCAAGAGGTTTTAAGAGACGATAATAAGGACGATGCATCGAACTATATCCATTATACTGAGGTATGACGGAGTTGCTATACGTTCTCTCCCAACATTTTAGATTCATCGTCTGTAATCGCGCGTTTCAGTTATGTTGTTCTTATCAGTCTTTGTTACTTCAGGTAATTGTGGATATACAAATCGCTGGTACAATTGCTGATAAACTGAAAGGAATTCACACCCGTGACGATTTTAAACTACTATTGCATGACTTGATGTCCCTGGAGTTTGTTACGGTAATAATCGAACCGTTTTTTCTGAGTAACATTACCTTTTATTTGTCTATTTTGAGAATTAATTTATTTCGTGTGAAAAATTACGAGGTGGTTGCAGAATGCATCGCCGTTATGCTCATCTTTACTGGTGTTGAAGGAGAAGACAAAAGAATTGGAAGATTACAGTCATTCTACCTTTTGAAGCTAAGACCTCATGAGTTTGAGAAACGGATTTTGGAAGTTAGTAGGAATCGAACTTTAAATGTGTGTTATTTATTTAAGTTCGACATTGTTGAAGTTTTAATAATATGTTCATCAAAAGCATTCCgaatatagaaaggtaaacaattgactgagacacccaaaatggaaaaggcaAACAAATGGAGGGATTCTATTAAATCTCACGCAGTATCTAATTACACCATTTCACCGAGTTTACGATACAAAAAGCTGTAGAAAAGAAAGGTGAATACAAACCACTGAAAACATCAAAAAATTGATACACTACATACATCTTGGTATTTTAGCAAATTTTCGAGTGCGTGGCAACTGATATCAAGTTTATGCAGAGTTAGTTTCAGCAGATGCAGCTGCGGCTGCAGCTCTTTTCTTTGCAAAGTACTCGTCAGCCCTAGCTTGGTTCTTAGCAACTGATGGTTTAACCCACTTCTTTCTTCCTGGTAGTACAGTCAGTGTACAACCGGCTGCCTCTAACTTCTCTTTCGCTGACCCTGAAAATGCTCGGGCCTTTATATGGACCTTTGCACTCAGTTCTCCTTCGCCCAATATCTGACAAAACATATTGCAAAGATAGTAAGCTTCCAAAGATGACTGCATAAGTGTGTTAAATCTAGCCGTTGATACTGCATGACGACCAATTTTACAAAAGTTTGGACCGATATATGTTGTTATGACCCGAGAATAAAACTGAAACATGCTACTTAAGCAGAGAAGACAGTTCTTCCAATTACCGTAACTTTCAAAAGAACCCTAAATTGAAGGCAAGTCTAATAAGCTGACCTCTAAAGGCAACTCTAATCGTATTCTATTCACATGGAGACATGAGAATATAGCGTTTTAATTATTCAAACACTTGAAGTTACGCAACTACGGAGTATTAGTTAAGCAAAGCCTAGCAAACTGCAAACTGACCTTTAGAGGCAACCTTCTTTCCCTTCCTGAGGGATTAATTATACCCTTGTCCTTCAATGACTCGAGAGAAACTTCTTCGCCGTCCTTAAATCCAGCAACCTCTATGTCTCTTAAGTTCACAGGCACATACTTCGGTAGACCCGCACTCATACCTGGATAAATATTGATGTTACACAGGCCATCAAGATAATGCCCAAATAAAAACGACAGTGATATGGAAGACAAACAGAAAAATCTAATGTGATGAAAGTGAACTGTATCAGTCAAGCAACTGAGAAAATCCATGATATCAAGTTTCACAAACTTCCGATTGTCTTTTTTTTTATTACTCAACATACAGATACTTGAAATAAGAGTATCTAAGGCCATTTTCATCAAAGTGCCTTTTCTATTTTCTGAAATCGTAAAATAGTTTTGTTTACTCATACGAAATCACTTTTCTTTCCTGCATAAAAAAACGCCTAAATGTCTTAAGGCATAAGCCTCAAGATGACAAAGTTTGCTGTCACACAGCTACACAAGATCATGCTACACCCTAAAGGTTCATGGTGTTATCTCTATGTTTCACTCTATGATTCATGAACTTTGATAAATTCTCACGAATGAAGTTCCGAGACTCCAGCATGAGAAAAACAAAAAATGACTTTTCTGTTCAATGATTTGCCTCTACCCCCACTCAACTTCTTCATatattatactccgtatatgattaaaacatattttCTGCATGAACTACATCAGTGCCGCAATAGTGAAGTAGTTGAAACTCGAAACCCAGTACACCAGAATAAAAGGGTTGTGTATTTCAAAAATAAGAATTTTGCTAAGCATAATAATCTTGTCATGTCATAAGCATCCTACAGTCCATTAATCAACGAAAATCTTACATAATGAGAAATGATCAAGAAGGTAAGTAAAAATTAATCTCAAATGAAGAATGAATCATACCAAAACTACACAACTTCTACGAGTTATATCAATTCAAATGGCTAGAATGAATACAGaacggaaaaaaaaaatgtttaagAAGAGTTAGATTTACTGGTTTAAAACCCCGAGTGGAGGAAAACCATACCCTGGTAGAAAGGCAACAAAATGACTAGTTCAAGCCTTGAGGCCAGAGATACACACAATGACCAAGTAATATTTGATGTACAGCCTATGATATACAGGCAATGCTATGATATAAACTGTGGCACAGAATACAGTGGAGCTTGAATATGTGACGGAAGTATTCAAAGTTTATTAGACTTCTCGCAGTGGAAGTGATGTTGTTTCAACCTTCTCTAATCTCCAATAACAGTTTAAATGAGCACATTTACTACTCAATACATAGAATGCACTGTTAACTTGGGATGGCTCGGTCCCAACTCCCAAACTAAGTCACTAAAGTAACAATACCAAATTACCAATACAACTTCAATTATCCCTCTATATGATCAAAGCACTATTACAAATTACTTCCTTGCGTTAATACAGAAATACAAATTTCCAACTTCAAATTACAATGCATCAAATCGGACAAAAAACTTTCT
Encoded here:
- the LOC141598931 gene encoding uncharacterized protein LOC141598931; the encoded protein is MVDLEVETCDGVSGAKKRFLGVSKVGNRWVARVRNRMLRVDVRLGSYRTPEEAALAVQKKKAEFEEMLKGEDLSSMGTYKGYFKGMKLPSGVSWDNGRYRVQIRHPKLKKLVSGGSYKTCEEAADAADRKREEFRKMYGGTLRVIPDNEVFKKAEFDAKLKKPEFDCVEFRPGSEATETPMKIERKFWYGCRPTSLLDAHNLENFALCDKSSYDCDKVDIPAKLGDGLVEMSPPSDFDPKNLNNARAPGSDTSCDSDFDRAVSLGIINEYGQLLGEYSELDKHMGIKLA
- the LOC141600534 gene encoding uncharacterized protein LOC141600534, yielding MIIMRSSINLQSCSLYAPNSYNNNNNINRKLSVTPTEFQIPNTLSFAHSKPISSRSKFQCCSSSSRRFTVGENLNDSLYDSFKSIWHPQVISVLVVLRDEDRRLKQKLDELANKRNNESDVTKQLKIVMNEFMPQLLENADLWISSHLMVSSNPKEALLKLFKLFQIRYQEVLRDDNKDDASNYIHYTEVIVDIQIAGTIADKLKGIHTRDDFKLLLHDLMSLEFVTNASPLCSSLLVLKEKTKELEDYSHSTF